Genomic DNA from Pistricoccus aurantiacus:
CCCATAGATACATTCACTCAGGCAGATCTGGGTATCTTCGGGAAGCCGCTGCGCGATCCCGCGACTTACGAAGTGCGCGAAGGCGATCGTGTCGAGGTCTATCGACCGTTGATCATCGATCCCGTGAGCGCACGAGCGCGGCGTGCAAAAACTGCTCGCTCGCCGCGTCGAGCCGACAGCTAACGAACGTCGGTGCTCTCAAGGCCGGTCTGGCGTCGTGTTGTCGATAGGGTTGCCGGGCTCGCCGACGGCAGTCTCTCCTCCGGATACGCGCCGCGACTGTCGATCGATCAGGTTGCCCGTAGGAATGACAGCCTCGCTAGCTGCAGGCCCCACCCCTTGCTGACCGGTGAAGTCTGGTAGCCCGGTCAGATCGCCGCTGGTTTGAATGTCCACCAGCCGATCGCCGGAGAAAGACAAGGTAGCACGCCGCTGGTCGACCCCTGCATAGGCCTTGTCGAGACGAAAAACATAGTTCCATTGGCTGTTGTCGAAGGGTGCCGGCGCCATTGGACTGCCCATGATCGACTCTACTTGACTGCGACTCATGCCCGGTTGGAGCTGTGCCACCATATCCTGAGTGACAAGATTGCCTTGGGACAGGTCGCGCTTGTAGACACCAAAGTAGCTACAGCCGCCCACCAGTGAGAGAGCAACGGAAAGGGTGACGGTTCTAATCAGCTTTTGCATTTGCGCCTTTTCTTCACTATCGTTGAGTCGGTCGATCATACCCGACCTCACACGTTACTGCGAAGAGCAACCATGGCCGATCAGAACCATGAACTGCGCAAAGTAGGCTTGAAAGTCACCTTGCCGCGGATAAAGATACTCCAGATTCTCGAGAATGCCCCGGAGCAGCATCATCTGAGCGCCGAGGATGTTTATAAATCGCTGCTGGACGCAGGTGAAGATGTCGGACTGGCAACCGTCTATCGCGTATTGACCCAGTTCGAAGCCGCAGGCCTAGTGGTGCGGCATAACTTCGACGGGGGGCACGCGGTATTCGAGCTTTCCCATGATGAACACCATGATCACATGGTGTGTCTCGATAGCGGCGAAATCATCGAGTTTTTCGATGAAGCCATAGAGCGCCGCCAGAAGGAAATCGTCGAAGAGCACGGTTTCGAGTTGGTCGATCATGATCTCGTGCTATATGTCCGTCCCCGGGGGTCACGAGCAACCCGCATGGAAGGCGGCAAAAATAGCCGTTAGACGTGTTGTCTCAAGCTTTGAATACCCAATGCCGATCCTGACGAGTCGGCATTGTCGCATTTAGACGCTTCATTCCAGATAGGTTAATGGTGGGCATGCTGGCTGGCATCCAACATTTCTCGGGCGTGTGCCAAGGTACGCTCCGAGAGTTTAATGCCTCCTAGCATTCTTGCCAGTTCGCTGACCCGTCCCGCCTCATCCAACAGCGCCATGCGCGTCGAGGTGGCATTGCGCTCGGCCTGTTTTTCGATATGCAGATGCTGATGCGCCTGGGCCGCCACCTGAGGCAGATGGGTCACGGTCATCACTTGGCCATCGCTTCCCAATCGCCGCAGCAGTTGGCCGACGATTTCCGCGGTAGCGCCGGAGATACCTACGTCCACTTCGTCGAAGACCAGGCTAGGGATGGTCGAATGGCTGGCGGCTACCACCTGAATGGCTAGGCTGATACGC
This window encodes:
- a CDS encoding outer membrane protein assembly factor BamE is translated as MQKLIRTVTLSVALSLVGGCSYFGVYKRDLSQGNLVTQDMVAQLQPGMSRSQVESIMGSPMAPAPFDNSQWNYVFRLDKAYAGVDQRRATLSFSGDRLVDIQTSGDLTGLPDFTGQQGVGPAASEAVIPTGNLIDRQSRRVSGGETAVGEPGNPIDNTTPDRP
- the fur gene encoding ferric iron uptake transcriptional regulator, translated to MADQNHELRKVGLKVTLPRIKILQILENAPEQHHLSAEDVYKSLLDAGEDVGLATVYRVLTQFEAAGLVVRHNFDGGHAVFELSHDEHHDHMVCLDSGEIIEFFDEAIERRQKEIVEEHGFELVDHDLVLYVRPRGSRATRMEGGKNSR
- a CDS encoding RnfH family protein translates to MEDKEPIPFFSKVTIEVAFALPSHQKIVILNVEAGTTARQAVALAELEQYFPELPIDTFTQADLGIFGKPLRDPATYEVREGDRVEVYRPLIIDPVSARARRAKTARSPRRADS